Proteins found in one Nitratiruptor sp. SB155-2 genomic segment:
- a CDS encoding alpha-ketoacid dehydrogenase subunit beta codes for MLYREALNRAIDESMKADESVVILGEDVGRYGGSYRVSEGLFAKYGPKRVIDTPIAELSIVGNAIGMAIGGLRPIAEIMTVNFSLLAMDQIVNHAAKFRYMSGGKMTIPLTIRIPGGVSRQLAAQHSESYETLYASIPGLIVLAASNATYAYHALKHAIFLNDPVIFLEHELLYPMEMEFEEKKDFDPFKAEVVKEGKDLTILTYLKMRYDVLEAVPTIEKELGISVEVIDLNSLRPLDMKTISESVKKTKRVVLVEEDHKTGGYGAEVIARITEELFYELDAPPLRIAGEDVPVPYNRTLELASIPTPDKIVAHIKMWGRNNGL; via the coding sequence ATGTTGTATCGTGAGGCGTTAAACAGAGCGATAGATGAGTCTATGAAGGCGGATGAGAGTGTCGTCATATTGGGCGAAGATGTTGGAAGATATGGTGGAAGTTATCGTGTCAGCGAGGGACTCTTTGCAAAATATGGACCAAAACGGGTTATCGATACGCCGATTGCGGAGCTTAGCATCGTAGGAAATGCCATAGGAATGGCAATCGGGGGTCTTAGACCGATTGCGGAGATTATGACCGTCAACTTCTCACTCCTTGCAATGGATCAAATCGTCAATCATGCTGCAAAATTTCGCTATATGAGCGGCGGAAAGATGACGATTCCATTGACTATCAGAATACCAGGAGGCGTCTCAAGACAGCTTGCAGCCCAGCACAGTGAAAGTTATGAGACACTCTATGCTTCCATTCCTGGACTCATAGTCTTGGCAGCAAGCAATGCAACCTATGCCTACCATGCCCTAAAACATGCGATTTTTCTCAACGACCCTGTCATCTTTTTGGAGCATGAACTGCTCTATCCTATGGAAATGGAGTTTGAAGAAAAAAAAGATTTTGATCCGTTCAAAGCCGAAGTTGTCAAAGAGGGAAAAGATCTGACGATTCTTACCTATCTTAAAATGCGATACGATGTGCTCGAAGCAGTCCCTACAATCGAAAAAGAGCTTGGAATCAGCGTAGAGGTGATCGATCTAAACTCTCTCAGACCTCTTGATATGAAAACGATTTCCGAGTCTGTCAAAAAGACAAAACGGGTTGTTTTGGTAGAAGAGGATCACAAAACCGGGGGATATGGGGCCGAAGTGATTGCAAGAATCACAGAAGAGCTCTTTTATGAACTGGACGCTCCTCCTCTTCGGATAGCCGGAGAAGATGTGCCGGTTCCATACAACAGAACTCTTGAGCTAGCATCCATCCCTACTCCTGATAAAATTGTCGCACACATCAAAATGTGGGGGCGAAACAATGGATTATAA
- a CDS encoding thiamine pyrophosphate-dependent dehydrogenase E1 component subunit alpha has translation MNSARVKTFYYLMKLGREFEIAAKQEYMKGNIAGFLHLDIGQEACSVGSMQAFDKGDVFTHYREHVLAIARGMDPKVVMAELFGKVTGISKGKGGSMHLFDPRLSFYGGDAIVAGHLPIATGCAYARKIEGENAGVFAIFGDGASNAGAFFESINIASAWKLPIIFFCENNYYAIGTRIGWVSPFEELFNKAKNYMPAKRIDGMDVCEVYKAVTEAKEYLENGLGPYFIEAETYRYEGHSMSDNGKYRSEEEMEIFKSRDPIEKLKKEAIALGIVEESYFDETDKRVEQEIAEAIEFAANSPEPDLSELYEDVYCKECSNVVS, from the coding sequence ATGAATAGTGCAAGAGTAAAAACATTTTACTATCTTATGAAACTTGGCCGAGAATTTGAGATTGCGGCCAAGCAGGAGTATATGAAAGGGAACATTGCAGGGTTCTTGCATCTGGATATCGGGCAGGAAGCCTGCAGTGTTGGAAGTATGCAAGCATTTGACAAAGGGGATGTCTTTACCCACTACAGAGAGCATGTTTTGGCAATCGCCAGAGGTATGGATCCAAAAGTGGTGATGGCGGAGCTTTTTGGAAAAGTTACCGGTATAAGCAAAGGGAAAGGCGGATCGATGCATCTTTTCGATCCAAGGCTGAGTTTCTACGGAGGCGATGCGATCGTGGCGGGACATCTGCCAATCGCCACAGGGTGTGCTTACGCAAGAAAGATAGAGGGAGAAAATGCCGGAGTTTTTGCCATTTTTGGCGATGGTGCCAGTAATGCAGGAGCCTTTTTCGAAAGTATCAACATAGCATCGGCCTGGAAATTACCTATCATCTTTTTTTGCGAGAACAACTACTACGCTATCGGTACTCGCATCGGATGGGTGAGTCCATTTGAAGAGCTTTTCAACAAAGCGAAAAACTATATGCCTGCAAAACGCATTGACGGCATGGACGTGTGTGAAGTCTACAAGGCTGTCACCGAGGCTAAGGAGTATCTTGAAAATGGTCTAGGGCCATATTTTATCGAAGCGGAAACCTATCGCTATGAAGGCCACTCCATGAGCGACAACGGCAAGTATCGAAGCGAAGAGGAGATGGAGATTTTCAAATCACGAGACCCTATAGAAAAACTCAAAAAAGAGGCTATCGCTTTGGGAATTGTGGAAGAAAGCTATTTTGATGAGACAGACAAAAGGGTCGAACAAGAGATTGCAGAGGCTATCGAATTTGCTGCCAATTCACCTGAACCTGATTTAAGTGAACTCTATGAAGATGTATACTGTAAGGAGTGTAGCAATGTTGTATCGTGA
- a CDS encoding carboxymuconolactone decarboxylase family protein yields the protein MGKMTQKLEEIKRLIGKLQQQQPDSIKNFLSFMTSVEKEGALSTKQKELVNVGLAVAAQCEWCIALHVKGALDSGASKEEILEAAMQAVLMHGGPALMYMTPVEEALEEFSHE from the coding sequence ATGGGCAAGATGACGCAAAAACTGGAAGAGATCAAAAGGCTTATCGGAAAATTGCAGCAGCAGCAGCCTGACAGCATCAAAAATTTTCTGAGTTTCATGACAAGTGTGGAGAAAGAGGGAGCTTTAAGTACAAAACAAAAAGAGCTTGTCAATGTTGGATTGGCAGTTGCGGCCCAGTGCGAGTGGTGCATTGCCTTACATGTCAAGGGTGCTCTGGATAGCGGTGCTAGCAAAGAAGAGATATTGGAAGCAGCGATGCAGGCTGTTTTGATGCATGGAGGTCCAGCACTCATGTATATGACTCCGGTGGAAGAAGCGTTGGAGGAGTTTAGCCATGAATAG
- the glgB gene encoding 1,4-alpha-glucan branching protein GlgB, translating to MICYEVTRFSDFDIYLFKEGTHTKLYEKFGSHIMKYDEEPGVYFAVWAPNAKYVSVVGDFNGYDATSHPLKKREDGSGIWEGFTPDAKIGQTYKYHIVTPYDTTLLKADPYAFYAEKPPKSASRIWSLRGYSWKDSTWMKKRAQTNLHESPMNIYEVHLGSWRRREDGSYLSYTDAAKELAEYLTKMGYTHIELLPITEYPFKGSWGYQVSGYYAPTARYGTPQEFMEFVDIMHAHDIGVILDWVPSHFVTDGHGLIAFDGTALYEYEDPKKGYHPEWKSAVFDYGKNEVRAFLISSAHFWLEKYHIDGIRVDAVASMLYLDYGRKEGEWEPNIYGGNENLEAIIFLKQLNESCYSSFEGITMIAEESTAFPGVTKPVYAGGLGFGYKWNMGWMHDTLQYFKTDPLFRKYHHNQITFSMWYAYDENFILPLSHDEVVHMKGSLINKMPGDINQKLANLRALFGYMIAHPGKKLLFMGGEFGQYNEWDFDAQLQWELLEDPEHKALHTMVQDLNTLYKTAPALHQWDEKREGFFWLNEKDEQRSVLSFARVAKDQTLIVVCNFADTQYENYILPVPKSGKYEEIFNSQHPKYMGWDHYSDRVLQSEPKVCCGFENSLTITLPAISVLYLQFIL from the coding sequence ATGATCTGCTACGAGGTTACACGTTTTAGCGATTTTGATATCTATCTTTTTAAAGAGGGGACCCATACGAAACTGTATGAAAAATTCGGTTCTCATATTATGAAATATGACGAAGAGCCCGGAGTCTATTTTGCCGTATGGGCACCAAATGCAAAGTATGTAAGTGTCGTCGGAGATTTCAACGGATACGATGCCACTTCCCATCCTCTTAAAAAAAGAGAGGATGGAAGCGGAATATGGGAAGGGTTTACTCCTGATGCGAAAATAGGACAAACCTATAAATACCATATTGTCACCCCATACGATACGACCCTGCTTAAAGCGGATCCCTATGCATTCTATGCAGAAAAACCACCAAAATCGGCTTCAAGGATCTGGTCACTGCGGGGATACAGCTGGAAAGATAGTACATGGATGAAAAAAAGAGCTCAAACTAATCTCCACGAATCACCTATGAATATCTATGAGGTGCATTTGGGATCGTGGAGAAGAAGAGAAGATGGAAGTTATCTTAGTTACACAGATGCCGCCAAAGAGCTTGCGGAGTATCTAACAAAAATGGGATATACCCATATAGAGCTTTTACCGATTACAGAGTACCCTTTTAAAGGCTCCTGGGGATATCAGGTAAGCGGCTATTATGCTCCAACTGCAAGGTACGGCACACCACAGGAATTTATGGAGTTTGTGGATATTATGCATGCCCACGACATTGGGGTCATACTTGATTGGGTGCCTTCGCATTTTGTCACGGACGGTCATGGGCTGATCGCTTTTGATGGTACTGCTTTATATGAGTACGAAGATCCCAAAAAAGGATACCATCCGGAGTGGAAAAGCGCCGTTTTCGATTATGGGAAAAATGAGGTGAGAGCCTTTTTGATCTCTTCTGCCCATTTTTGGCTGGAAAAGTATCATATCGATGGAATTCGGGTAGATGCAGTGGCAAGTATGCTTTATCTTGATTACGGAAGAAAAGAGGGAGAATGGGAACCAAATATTTATGGCGGCAATGAAAACTTAGAGGCGATCATTTTTTTAAAACAGCTCAACGAAAGCTGCTACTCATCCTTTGAAGGCATTACCATGATAGCAGAAGAGTCTACCGCATTTCCTGGAGTCACAAAACCGGTATATGCAGGTGGACTCGGTTTTGGATACAAATGGAATATGGGATGGATGCACGATACACTTCAATATTTCAAAACAGATCCCCTCTTTCGCAAATACCACCATAATCAGATCACGTTTTCCATGTGGTATGCCTATGATGAAAACTTCATTTTACCCCTCAGCCATGATGAAGTGGTCCACATGAAGGGTTCTCTCATCAACAAAATGCCAGGAGATATCAATCAAAAGCTGGCAAATCTGAGGGCACTTTTTGGATATATGATAGCACATCCCGGAAAAAAGCTTCTGTTTATGGGAGGAGAGTTTGGCCAATACAACGAGTGGGACTTCGATGCCCAGCTTCAGTGGGAGCTTTTGGAGGATCCAGAGCACAAAGCCTTGCATACAATGGTTCAAGACTTAAATACCCTTTACAAAACCGCTCCGGCACTTCATCAATGGGATGAAAAAAGAGAAGGATTCTTTTGGCTTAATGAAAAGGATGAGCAAAGAAGCGTTTTAAGTTTTGCGAGAGTTGCAAAAGATCAAACGCTCATAGTCGTTTGCAACTTTGCGGATACCCAGTATGAAAACTATATTCTGCCTGTTCCGAAGAGCGGAAAATATGAAGAGATTTTCAATTCCCAGCATCCAAAATATATGGGCTGGGATCATTATTCAGATAGAGTGCTGCAAAGCGAGCCAAAAGTGTGCTGTGGCTTTGAAAACTCCCTAACTATCACTCTCCCTGCAATCAGCGTGCTTTATCTTCAATTTATTTTATAA
- the glgA gene encoding glycogen synthase GlgA, which translates to MKQILFCASEMAPFAKTGGLADVAAALPKQLKKLGHNIKVVLPRYYTINKSDLNFAIGNIGVDMGPLGTLWCAAYKTLYEGVEIYFIDYEIFFGRANLYTDYNGYSYPDNDARFIFFSKAALELARALDFRPDIIHANDWHTAAQPILLNTILRQDPFFQKTASVFTIHNLQHQGIFSKRAFEYLGIGWEHFNMYEMEALGALNLMKGAVYHADKITTVSPKYAQEIQTPEFGFGLQEHIKAHAYKLFGILNGVDYDEWNPKTDPFIAKNYDIDDLNGKKLCKQDLQKTLGLAQREDLPLIGFVGRFAQQKGIELIAAATHEMVHLPLQMVFLGIGEKWAEGFFQDIANRYENVGCFVGYSNELAHKIEAGSDLFLMPSLFEPCGLNQIYSLRYGTLPIVRAVGGLDDTIQNYEPQTKTGDGFKFYDATKDALVGTVRWAVDTWLHDKEGIGKMIHTAMSKRFDWQRSAKEYERVYELALETKR; encoded by the coding sequence ATGAAACAGATTCTCTTTTGTGCTTCAGAGATGGCACCATTTGCAAAAACGGGTGGCCTGGCAGATGTGGCCGCAGCTCTGCCAAAACAACTCAAAAAGTTGGGACACAACATCAAAGTGGTTTTACCTCGTTACTATACGATCAATAAGTCAGATTTGAACTTCGCTATCGGAAATATTGGTGTGGATATGGGCCCTCTTGGGACTTTATGGTGCGCTGCATACAAAACTCTTTATGAAGGTGTAGAGATCTATTTTATCGATTATGAGATCTTTTTTGGTAGAGCCAATCTCTATACGGACTATAACGGCTACTCCTATCCAGACAATGATGCACGTTTTATTTTCTTTTCCAAAGCGGCACTGGAACTTGCAAGAGCTTTGGATTTCAGGCCCGATATCATCCATGCTAACGATTGGCACACGGCAGCTCAGCCGATCCTACTCAATACCATATTGCGCCAAGATCCATTCTTTCAAAAAACTGCTTCTGTTTTTACGATACACAATCTCCAGCATCAAGGTATCTTTTCCAAAAGAGCTTTTGAATATCTCGGAATTGGCTGGGAACACTTCAATATGTACGAGATGGAAGCGCTTGGAGCACTCAATCTCATGAAAGGTGCTGTCTATCACGCAGACAAAATTACAACGGTAAGTCCAAAATATGCCCAGGAGATCCAGACACCAGAGTTTGGATTTGGTCTGCAAGAGCATATCAAAGCTCACGCATATAAACTATTTGGCATTTTGAATGGTGTTGATTACGATGAGTGGAATCCAAAAACAGATCCCTTTATAGCCAAAAATTACGATATTGATGATTTGAATGGCAAAAAACTATGCAAGCAGGATCTACAAAAAACATTAGGACTTGCTCAAAGAGAGGATCTTCCACTTATCGGTTTTGTAGGACGATTTGCCCAGCAAAAAGGTATAGAACTGATAGCTGCGGCCACGCACGAGATGGTACATCTGCCTCTTCAGATGGTTTTTTTGGGAATCGGTGAAAAGTGGGCAGAGGGCTTTTTTCAAGATATTGCCAATCGATATGAAAATGTTGGCTGTTTTGTGGGATATTCCAACGAACTGGCACACAAGATCGAAGCGGGAAGCGATCTTTTCTTGATGCCAAGCCTTTTTGAACCATGCGGACTCAATCAGATCTACTCTCTTCGCTATGGAACTCTTCCGATTGTGAGGGCGGTAGGAGGGCTTGATGATACAATCCAAAACTATGAGCCTCAAACAAAAACGGGAGATGGCTTTAAATTTTACGATGCTACCAAAGATGCACTTGTAGGAACGGTCCGCTGGGCTGTAGATACCTGGCTCCATGATAAAGAGGGCATTGGCAAGATGATCCACACCGCTATGAGCAAACGGTTTGATTGGCAAAGAAGCGCCAAAGAGTATGAAAGGGTCTATGAACTGGCACTGGAGACAAAACGATGA
- a CDS encoding ROK family protein has translation MKLALDIGGTYIRWEMMNGIKGKERLDRIELQTFIEKLIKKGKITHVGIAYAGQVFNNEILSAPNIHAAFNPKKLGLPYILENDLKCAVLAEARYFNASFITALYSGTGLGSATIEQGDLVRGFRNLSGEIGHIPYKKAPFRCGCGKDNCIELFASGSGLQKWANYLKIEPSLENQTLFNLYLEALLYASSTLLTLCNPKILVLGGGVIQNNSFIIDQIKQKIDAYAPPSH, from the coding sequence ATGAAACTGGCTCTTGATATCGGAGGAACCTATATCAGATGGGAAATGATGAATGGCATAAAAGGAAAAGAGCGGCTTGATCGAATTGAATTGCAGACATTTATTGAGAAATTGATCAAAAAAGGTAAAATCACCCATGTAGGCATCGCCTATGCCGGGCAGGTTTTTAATAATGAAATACTCTCTGCACCCAATATCCATGCCGCTTTCAATCCTAAAAAATTGGGACTTCCCTATATTTTGGAAAACGATCTTAAATGTGCCGTTTTGGCGGAAGCACGATATTTCAATGCATCTTTTATCACAGCTTTATACTCCGGAACGGGTCTGGGAAGTGCAACCATAGAGCAAGGAGACCTCGTTCGTGGATTTCGCAATCTCTCGGGAGAAATAGGACATATCCCCTATAAGAAGGCTCCTTTTCGTTGTGGCTGTGGAAAAGATAACTGTATAGAACTTTTTGCATCGGGGAGTGGTCTACAAAAGTGGGCAAATTATCTCAAAATAGAGCCTTCTTTGGAGAATCAAACATTGTTCAATCTCTATTTAGAAGCTCTCTTGTATGCATCTTCTACCTTGTTGACCCTCTGTAATCCGAAAATACTAGTACTGGGAGGAGGGGTAATACAGAATAACTCGTTTATAATCGATCAAATAAAGCAAAAAATCGATGCTTATGCTCCCCCTTCGCATTGA
- a CDS encoding galactose-1-phosphate uridylyltransferase — protein sequence MSEIRYDLLHNEYVLIAPERLHRPMPQHSLSMHSTQKCPFCPGNEELTPQEIFSVKENGTWQTRVIANLYKAVQIETPFLSKRDGLNEMWGGYGAHEIVIDTPNHYANLHTMSKEEIFWWLFTLQERFIDLRKDQKMIALQIFKNHGISAGATQSHPHTQIIALPIMTKTQLALFEHCQRYYHHHGRALHEDIISFEIEKKERNLYESDNFFSYIPYASSFAFETVILSKDLKFDECSQNELKELSTHILLLFHALSKELGDFPFNLVFYLPPLNENFENSSFFHETENIFRFFIRITPRIYTLGGFEISTGSMINPVLPETVAKLLRRWYETGS from the coding sequence ATGCATTCCACGCAAAAATGCCCTTTCTGTCCGGGAAATGAGGAGCTTACACCTCAAGAGATTTTCTCGGTCAAAGAGAATGGGACCTGGCAGACAAGAGTGATTGCGAATCTGTATAAAGCGGTTCAAATAGAGACTCCTTTTCTTTCCAAAAGAGATGGTCTTAATGAGATGTGGGGAGGATATGGAGCACATGAAATCGTAATAGATACGCCAAATCACTATGCAAATTTGCATACCATGAGCAAAGAGGAGATCTTTTGGTGGCTTTTTACACTTCAAGAGCGCTTTATCGATCTTCGCAAAGATCAGAAGATGATTGCTTTACAGATATTTAAAAATCATGGAATTAGCGCGGGTGCTACACAATCCCATCCCCATACGCAAATCATAGCTTTGCCGATTATGACAAAAACGCAACTTGCTCTTTTTGAACACTGCCAAAGATACTATCATCATCATGGACGAGCGCTCCATGAAGATATTATAAGTTTCGAAATAGAAAAAAAGGAACGAAATCTTTATGAAAGCGACAACTTTTTTAGTTATATTCCCTATGCCTCCTCTTTTGCTTTTGAGACCGTAATCCTCTCAAAAGATCTAAAGTTTGATGAGTGTTCGCAAAATGAACTTAAAGAGCTCTCAACACATATCCTCTTGCTGTTTCATGCACTATCAAAAGAGCTTGGAGATTTTCCATTTAATCTTGTTTTTTACCTTCCGCCACTCAATGAAAACTTTGAAAACAGCTCCTTTTTTCATGAAACAGAAAACATTTTTCGTTTCTTCATTCGTATAACCCCAAGGATCTATACACTTGGTGGTTTTGAGATTTCCACAGGATCGATGATCAATCCTGTACTTCCGGAAACGGTTGCAAAGCTTCTCAGGAGATGGTATGAAACTGGCTCTTGA